In one Yoonia rosea genomic region, the following are encoded:
- a CDS encoding proteasome-type protease produces the protein MTYCVGLRLNKGLVFMSDTRTNAGVDNFSVTRKMFTWNTPGERVITLMTAGNLATTQALVSLLDERSKATAERNPTLLELPTMFQVARLVGATLKEVIEESGPDGQEASTKFRASVILGGQIKGGKPTLFLIYPEGNFIEITEDSPFFQIGEAKYGKPILVRAYDPDMSFEDTIKLLLVSFDSTIKANLSVGLPLDLQIYEADSFKVTERPRIEADDPYFQHISNSWGEALRTALAQLPSYQAD, from the coding sequence TTGACATACTGTGTTGGGCTTCGCCTGAATAAGGGACTGGTCTTTATGTCCGACACCCGCACCAATGCCGGTGTAGATAACTTTTCTGTCACCCGCAAAATGTTCACATGGAACACGCCCGGTGAACGGGTCATCACCCTGATGACCGCGGGGAACCTTGCCACGACACAGGCCCTCGTCAGCCTTCTGGACGAGCGATCAAAGGCGACAGCGGAACGTAACCCCACTTTGCTGGAACTGCCGACGATGTTCCAGGTGGCACGCTTGGTCGGCGCCACTTTGAAAGAAGTCATCGAGGAAAGCGGGCCTGACGGGCAGGAAGCCTCGACCAAGTTCCGCGCATCGGTCATCCTTGGTGGTCAGATCAAAGGTGGCAAGCCCACGCTGTTCCTGATCTATCCAGAGGGCAATTTCATCGAAATTACCGAAGACAGCCCGTTCTTCCAGATTGGTGAAGCCAAATATGGCAAGCCGATTTTGGTGCGCGCCTATGATCCGGACATGAGTTTCGAAGATACAATCAAGCTCTTGCTGGTCTCTTTTGACAGCACGATCAAGGCGAACCTTTCAGTGGGGCTGCCACTTGATCTGCAAATCTATGAGGCGGACAGTTTCAAGGTGACAGAACGCCCGCGGATTGAGGCTGATGACCCGTATTTCCAACATATTTCAAATAGTTGGGGCGAGGCTTTGCGCACCGCATTGGCGCAGCTTCCCAGCTATCAGGCTGACTAG